The DNA region GCATCCTCGACGAGCTCGAGCACCTCGGTCTCATCGCCCGACAGGCGTCGGCGCCCGATCGCATCGTCGCCTCTCCCCCGTCGATCGCACTGCGGCCGATGCTGCTCGAACGCGAACGCGGACTGTCGCAGGCGCATGAGGCGCTCGTGCAGCTGAGCGAGCTGTACAGGCATGGCGCGGTCCAGCGCTCCGCCCCCGATGTCGTCGACGTCGTGCTCGGGGCGGATGCCGTTCGCCAGCGCTTCGCGCAGCTGCAGGCAGCCGCCACCGAGCGGGTCGGCACCTTCGTGCTCAGCGAGATCGCCTTCCTCACCGCCGATGAGAACCCCGAGGAGGACCTGGCCCTCGACCGCGGCGTGAGCTATCGCGTCCTGGTGGAATCGCCGGTCATCGAACGCCCCGGCTTCCTCGATGCCGCCCGCGACGCCGCGGCGAGAGGTGCTGCGGTGCGCGTGCTCCCCCAGCTGCCCACGCGCCTCATCATCGTCGACGACGCCATAGCCCTGCTCCCCATGAAGTCGCATGGCGAGGAGCGGGCGTCTGGCGCGCTGCTCGTGCACCCGAGCGGCCTGCTCGACCTGGTCGCCGCCAGCTTCGACGAGTTCTGGGCGACCGCCACGTCATTCCCGTCCGACCTGGAGAGCGCCAGCGGACTCTTGCCGCTCGATCGCGACCTCATCAAGCTGCTGCTTCTCGGGCTGACGGATGCCGCCGCCGGCGCCCAGCTCGGCATCTCCGTGCGCACAGTGCAGCGCCGGGTCGCCGAGCTCATGGAGACGGCGGGCGTCTCCACCCGCATCCAGCTCGGCGCTGAGGCCGTGCGGCGCGACTGGGTCTGACGGCGCGCGGGCAGACGCGGGCTGGCGTCTCGGGGCTGAGCCTCAGCGCTTCCCGAGTCGCAGCGCGATCTCCCGGGCGGTGCCGTCGGGGTCGGGCCTGTGGTCTCGTGATTCGGGCACGACGACGAGTTCGGCATCCGGAATCGCCTCGGCCAGCAGCCCGGCCGCGCGCACCAGCATGGGGAAGGTCGGCTCGCCGCGCAGGACGGTGACCGGGGCACTCACCGAGGTCATGGCGTCGGTCGGCGTCGAGACCGCAGCCGTGAGGATGGCGTCGTAGACCGTGGACTGGGCCAGCGGAACGAGTGTTGCGAACATCGGGCTCGCCTTGATCTGCTCGACCATCGGCTCGGCCAACCCGATGCCCTCGAGCTGGAAGAGCGTGACCGCATCCTCCGGTCTGCCGTCGATGACCAGCGTCTGCAGTCGATCCGGCAGGTCGTCGGCCGGCTCGCCCTCGCCGAAGTGGAACGGCGGCTCCGACAGGAACAGGTGCCTGATCGGAACCCCCTGACCGGCTGCGAAGAGTGCGAGCACCGCTCCGGACGAGTGCCCGAGAACGGAGGCCTCGCCTCCGACTGCGCTGATCACGGCCGCGAGGTCTTCGGCTTCTCGCTCGGGCGCGTACGGCGTCGTGTCACCGCTGTCGCCGCGCGCCCGGCGATCGACCGTGACTCCCTGATAGCCCGCCGACGCGAGCGCCGCCGCCAGTGGCTCACCGGCCTCCGCCGTCGAGAAGGCTCCACCGACGATGAGCACGGGCGGCCCATCCCCGGTCGTGTTGAATGCGATCGGTGTGCCATCCGCTGACGTTGCGTGCTGCATGGGAACCATAAGACCACCACCCGCCGACACCGGCAAGAGGCGCGGCCCGCGGGAATCCCGTGCGCACTCTCCGAGCTGTTGTCAACCCGTCGTCCGTTACTCGGATGTCGCCGCCGATGGCGCCTACCATCGCCTCATGAACGACCAGAACTCGAACGAAGAGACCGTGACCGACCAGACCATGAGCGATCAGATCCCCAGCGCTCAGACCTCGAGCGAGCAGCTCGCGACAGACCCCGATGTCGCGGATTCCTCAGACCTCGCCGACACCCTGGGCGGCCGCGGCGATGACGACGCCAATCCGGCCAGCAAGGATCCGGCCGAGTGGGTGACCGGCGACGAGCCGATGACCGCCGCGCAGGCCAGCTACCTCGACACCCTGGCCCGCGAAGCCGGCGAGGAGCTGCCGACCGACCTCACGAAGGCGCAGGCATCCGTCGAGATCGAGAGACTGCAGCAGGCCACCGGCCGCGGTCAATAGGCGGCCTCGGCTGACGACGCAGAAGGTCCGCGCCCTCTGCAGGGCGCGGACCTTCACTTCTCTTCTCTGCTGTTCTCGACGCGTGCTCTTTTCGACGTGTCAGCTCGCGTTGCTCGACGCCGTCACCTCGTGTCCTGATGCAGCCATGTTGGACTGCACCGAGACCTTGCGCGGCTTCGCCCGCTCGGACACCGGGATGATGACGCTCAGCACGCCGTTGTCGTAGTGGGCGCTGATGTTCGACGAGTCGATGCCATCACCGATGGTGAGCTGGCGGAGGAACGAACCAGCGGGGCGCTCGTGGGCGAGCCACTGCACGTCGTCCCCGGTGCCCAGAGTGCGCTCGGCGCGCACCGTGAGCAGCTGGCCGTCGATGTCGACGTCGATCGACTCCGGATCGACGCCGGGCAGGTCGGCGGAGAGAACGTAGTGGTCGCCGTCGCGGTGCAGGTCGATCGGCATCAGCCGGGGTCCCTGACGGGAGTCGAGCATGCTCGCTGCGAGGCGGTCAAGGTCACGGAACGGGTCCCAGGTCATAGCCATGGTGTGCTCCTCTCGGATGTGTTCGACGATGAATCTGTAGTTGAGCCTCATCGACTCAACTACGAAAATATTAGCACTCGACGATGGAGAGTGCCAAGCAGCCGATGGCTGTGAAAATGGTGAAAATCGCCGGGATACAGCGCGCTTCTGCGCGCCTCAGCGAGCGCTGAACGGGCCCGGAATCTCCCCGGAGCCTCGCTCGATCAGGCGGGTCTCGAGCTGGATGTGCTGGGTCGGGCGGTCGTCGCCCGAGACCCTGCGCAGCAACAGTTCTGCGGCGAGCTGGCCCATGGCGGCCGGGTCCTGCGCGATCACGGTGATGCCGGGGTCGAGCACATCGCTGAGCTCGAAATCGTCGAAGCCGAGGAATGCCGGAAGGGGACGGATGCCGCGAGCCCTCAGGTGGCGAAGCAGCAGCACGCTCCACCGGTTGTTGCCCGCGAAGATCGCCGTGGGCGGGTCGTCCAGGTCGAGCACCGCGTCGATCACCACGGCGTTCGCGTCTGCGTGCGGAACCGCCATCACGATGAGCTCGTCGTCGACCTCGACGTCGGCGGCCGCCAAGGCGTCGCGGTAGCCGGCGAGGCGTTCCGTGGCGGTGTAGACCGAGGCAGCATCCCCGAAGAATGCGATGCGGCGATGACCGTGGGCGAGGAGATGGGCAGCGCCTCGGGCGGCGCCTCCACGATTCTCAGCGAGCACGGTGTCGGCACGGATGCCGGGAACCGGCCTGTCGACGAAGACCATCGAGCAGCCGGCATCGAGCTCGGCCTGCAGGAACGCCGGATCGGTGCCGCGGGCGGGTGCGATGATGAGTCCGTCGGCGCCACGTGACGAGAAGGACTCGATGATGCGTCGAGAGCGCGCTGCATCCTCGGCTGATGACGCCGACAGCAGCAGGTAGTCCTGGGCCAGCGCCACGTCTTCGACGGCGCGCGTGAGCACCGAGTAGAACGGGTCAGCCACGTCTTCGAGCACGAGCCCGATGGTGGCTGTGGTGCCCTGCCGCAACTGTCGCGCGAACTCATTGCGACGGAAGCCGAGCTGTTCGATCGCCGCCTGCACGGTCTCGAGAGTTTCGGCGCTCACGTAGCCGACGCCGTTCACCACCCGCGACACCGTTTTCAGGCTCACGCCCGACGCGGCGGCGACGTCGCTCATGGTCGCTCGGGAGCGATGGGGTGTCGACGTCATCCCGTCAGGATAGCGGGCACGATCCGCCATAGGACAGCGTTGACATACGAACGCGCTCATTCCCGCGCATTCGCACGTCGAGAACCGCGATGGAACGGAAGAATGGACCCTTCTTGTCCCCCGAATCGGTAGGACAACGTTGACATACCCGACGATTCCTCGCTAGGTTTTCGCAGGGATGCCCCTCGCGTATCCGATTCCAGCCATTTCAGTGTCGAAAGGCCCCGCATGCCGGAGCGCACCACCCGCAGCCTCACCGCCGCGATCACCACCACCACCACATCAACTCGGCGCTCGATGCCCGGCCTCCTGCGCCGCATCACTGCGCCGCTCCTGGCAGGCGCCCTGGTGGCCGCAGCCATCCCGCTGGCTGTGGCGTCGCCGGCCGCAGCGGCCACGGCTACCGCCGCAGCGGCAGCAGCATCCGGTGCCGACGACTGGTCGACGTCGTTCGAGCCGGGCGAGGCCGTCGCGCCCTATGCCAACCGCGTCGAGCTGGCACCGGCCCCCGCCGGCGAAGAAGGCGCACCGCTGCAGCAGAACGTGCATGGCGCCAGCGGCGGCAGCGTGCTGCCGAACGTGACCACCGTCACGGCGAGCGGCGAGAACGCCCCGGGTGAGGCGGCGGTCTGGGCGACCGACGGCGACGCCAACACCAAGTGGCTGGTGTTCTCGGCGACGGGGTGGCTGCAGTACAAGCTCTCCGCGGCCGCGAGCGCCGTCACGTACACCCTCACGTCGGGCGGCGACGCCCCGGAGCGCGATCCGAAGAACTGGGTGCTCAAGGGATCGAATGACGGATCCACCTGGGCCACCCTCGACACCCAGACGAACCAGAGCTGGGCCGACGGCGACCGCAAGGTGAAGAGGACCTTCTCCGTCGCGACGCCGGCCGCCTACAGCTACTACAGGCTCGACGGCATCGTGAACCACTCGGGTGGGCTCATCCAGCTCGCCGACTGGGACCTCATCACCGAGGTCGACCCCAACGCTCCCGCAGCCCCGATCACCACGGCCATCGGCACCGGCCCGAGCGCCGGCTACAACATGAAGGCACGCGTGGGCTGGACCGGCGCGCACTCGCTGCGCTACGGCGGTGAGCACAGCGGCGATGGGGCGGCATCCGTCACCAACCGCCTGTTCGACGTCGAGATTCCCGTCGGCGATCGCACTCGCCTGTCGTACATGATCTTCCCCGACCTCACCGCGAACGACCTGCAGTACCCGTCGACGTACTCGGCCGTGAACCTGCGCTTCAGCGACGGAACCGAGCTGAGCGACCTCTCGCCGACGGATGTCTACGGCATCGACGCGACAGCGCTCGGCCAGGGCGCCGGCAAGGTGCTCTACCCCAACCAGTGGAACCAGGTGGAGATCGACCTGGGTCCCGTGGCGGCAGGCAAGACGATCACCGCGGTGCAGTTCTCCTATGACAACCCGGGTGGAGCGGATGCGTCGGCCTTCGGCGGCTTCGTCGACGACATCGCCATCGAGGCGGAGCCCGCCACCATCGACGACTCGAGCCTGACCCACTTCGTCGACACCCGCCGGGGCACCAACTCGTCCAGCGCCTTCTCGCGCGGCTCCAACGAGGCGATCACCTCGATGCCCAACGGCTTCAACTTCCTCGTGCCCGTCACCAACGCCGGCGCGACCTCGCGCGAGTACTCGTGGCAGCAGGACAACACCGATGCGAACCGCACGCGCTTCGAGGGCCTCGGCATCTCGCACGAGCCGAGCCCCTGGATGGGCGACCGCAACCTGTTCTCGGTCATGCCCGTCGCAGGCGGCACCGCGCCGAACGGCAACTGGCACACCCGCGCCGCGACGTTCAGCCACGACAACGAGACCGCCCAGCCCGACTACTACGGAGTCGAGCTCGACAACGGCGTGACTGCCGAGATGACGCCCACCGATCACGCCGCACTGATGAAGTTCACCTTCACGGGAGACGCGAACAGCGTCGTCCTGGATGCGCCGAACAACGACGGCAGCTTCACCATCGACACCGACGGCTCCGTCACCGGCTGGATCGAGAAC from Leifsonia sp. Root1293 includes:
- a CDS encoding helix-turn-helix domain-containing protein, translating into MASIRQPRTHHDESEAAVLEAIGLDDEHTAVYRLVLSTPSAAIDGIASAAGLSPSRARGILDELEHLGLIARQASAPDRIVASPPSIALRPMLLERERGLSQAHEALVQLSELYRHGAVQRSAPDVVDVVLGADAVRQRFAQLQAAATERVGTFVLSEIAFLTADENPEEDLALDRGVSYRVLVESPVIERPGFLDAARDAAARGAAVRVLPQLPTRLIIVDDAIALLPMKSHGEERASGALLVHPSGLLDLVAASFDEFWATATSFPSDLESASGLLPLDRDLIKLLLLGLTDAAAGAQLGISVRTVQRRVAELMETAGVSTRIQLGAEAVRRDWV
- a CDS encoding alpha/beta fold hydrolase, with product MQHATSADGTPIAFNTTGDGPPVLIVGGAFSTAEAGEPLAAALASAGYQGVTVDRRARGDSGDTTPYAPEREAEDLAAVISAVGGEASVLGHSSGAVLALFAAGQGVPIRHLFLSEPPFHFGEGEPADDLPDRLQTLVIDGRPEDAVTLFQLEGIGLAEPMVEQIKASPMFATLVPLAQSTVYDAILTAAVSTPTDAMTSVSAPVTVLRGEPTFPMLVRAAGLLAEAIPDAELVVVPESRDHRPDPDGTAREIALRLGKR
- a CDS encoding Hsp20/alpha crystallin family protein; protein product: MAMTWDPFRDLDRLAASMLDSRQGPRLMPIDLHRDGDHYVLSADLPGVDPESIDVDIDGQLLTVRAERTLGTGDDVQWLAHERPAGSFLRQLTIGDGIDSSNISAHYDNGVLSVIIPVSERAKPRKVSVQSNMAASGHEVTASSNAS
- a CDS encoding LacI family DNA-binding transcriptional regulator, yielding MTSTPHRSRATMSDVAAASGVSLKTVSRVVNGVGYVSAETLETVQAAIEQLGFRRNEFARQLRQGTTATIGLVLEDVADPFYSVLTRAVEDVALAQDYLLLSASSAEDAARSRRIIESFSSRGADGLIIAPARGTDPAFLQAELDAGCSMVFVDRPVPGIRADTVLAENRGGAARGAAHLLAHGHRRIAFFGDAASVYTATERLAGYRDALAAADVEVDDELIVMAVPHADANAVVIDAVLDLDDPPTAIFAGNNRWSVLLLRHLRARGIRPLPAFLGFDDFELSDVLDPGITVIAQDPAAMGQLAAELLLRRVSGDDRPTQHIQLETRLIERGSGEIPGPFSAR
- a CDS encoding DUF3072 domain-containing protein; the protein is MSDQIPSAQTSSEQLATDPDVADSSDLADTLGGRGDDDANPASKDPAEWVTGDEPMTAAQASYLDTLAREAGEELPTDLTKAQASVEIERLQQATGRGQ